In Candidatus Binatia bacterium, one DNA window encodes the following:
- the rpmG gene encoding 50S ribosomal protein L33 encodes MAKKETRVMVVLACTVCKRRNYNTQKNKSKTTDRLELKKYCRFCRSHNPHRETR; translated from the coding sequence ATGGCAAAGAAAGAAACGCGTGTAATGGTGGTCCTGGCCTGCACGGTATGCAAGCGCCGCAATTACAACACGCAAAAGAATAAATCGAAGACGACGGATCGGCTGGAGCTCAAGAAATATTGCCGCTTCTGCCGCTCGCACAACCCGCATCGAGAGACCAGATAG
- the secE gene encoding preprotein translocase subunit SecE: MNEQQKRTAQSLAGGDFVRGVIAELRRVTWPTRDEWISATVLTIALVVGIGLFTFVLDQLFGWLFTVIRPVTG; encoded by the coding sequence GTGAACGAACAGCAGAAGAGAACGGCCCAGAGCCTCGCAGGCGGCGACTTCGTCCGCGGCGTGATCGCGGAGCTGCGCCGCGTCACCTGGCCCACCCGCGATGAATGGATCTCTGCCACCGTGCTGACGATCGCGCTGGTCGTCGGCATCGGTCTCTTCACGTTCGTCCTTGACCAGCTGTTCGGTTGGCTCTTCACCGTGATCCGCCCAGTAACGGGATAG
- the nusG gene encoding transcription termination/antitermination protein NusG — protein MSAKPKDNRSWFVVHTYSGYENKVKANLERRIHSMGMQDKIFRVLVPMEDEVEFKDGKRKITPKKVFPGYVLVEMIMDDQSWYVVRNTQGVTGFVGSPGPGEKPVPLQDKEVKTILKQMGIEAPKLKIDFKKGDRVKVTSGPFFDFTGVVDEIAPEKERLRALISIFGRETPVELEFFQVEKV, from the coding sequence ATTTCCGCCAAGCCCAAGGACAACCGCAGCTGGTTCGTCGTGCATACTTATTCCGGATACGAAAACAAGGTCAAGGCCAACCTCGAGCGGCGCATCCACTCGATGGGCATGCAGGACAAGATCTTCCGCGTGCTCGTCCCCATGGAGGACGAGGTCGAGTTCAAGGACGGCAAGCGAAAGATCACACCCAAGAAGGTCTTCCCGGGTTACGTCTTGGTCGAGATGATCATGGACGATCAGTCCTGGTACGTCGTGCGCAACACGCAGGGCGTGACCGGCTTCGTCGGCAGCCCGGGCCCCGGCGAGAAGCCGGTGCCGCTGCAGGACAAAGAGGTCAAGACGATCCTCAAGCAGATGGGCATCGAGGCGCCGAAGCTCAAGATCGATTTCAAGAAGGGCGACCGCGTCAAGGTTACCTCGGGGCCGTTCTTCGACTTCACAGGCGTCGTCGACGAGATCGCGCCGGAAAAGGAACGCCTGCGTGCGCTGATCTCGATTTTCGGCCGCGAGACGCCGGTCGAGCTGGAGTTTTTCCAGGTAGAAAAAGTCTAA
- the rplK gene encoding 50S ribosomal protein L11, which yields MAKKVVGKIGLQIPAGKATPAPPIGPALGPYSLNIMDFCKQYNERTASQAGMIIPVEITVFEDRTFTFITKTPPASFLIKQALKIESGSKEPNRNKVGKLTQSQLEEIAKVKMPDINANDIDAAKKIVAGTARSMGVEVDA from the coding sequence GTGGCTAAGAAGGTCGTAGGCAAGATCGGCCTACAGATTCCGGCCGGCAAGGCAACGCCCGCGCCGCCAATCGGTCCGGCACTCGGACCCTACTCGCTCAACATCATGGACTTCTGCAAGCAGTACAACGAGCGTACGGCGTCGCAGGCGGGCATGATCATTCCGGTCGAGATCACGGTCTTCGAGGACCGCACGTTCACGTTCATCACCAAGACCCCGCCGGCGTCGTTCCTCATCAAGCAGGCCTTAAAGATCGAGTCGGGCAGCAAGGAGCCGAACCGCAACAAGGTCGGAAAACTCACGCAGAGCCAGCTCGAAGAGATCGCCAAGGTGAAGATGCCCGACATCAACGCCAACGACATCGACGCGGCGAAGAAGATCGTCGCGGGCACGGCCCGCTCGATGGGCGTCGAGGTGGACGCATAA